The Yoonia sp. SS1-5 genome contains a region encoding:
- the scpB gene encoding SMC-Scp complex subunit ScpB, which produces MSSDTTTPQNDSLFEAPPMGEQERMVEAILFATADPVSVNELIGRMPHGCDPAEAIAHLRKRYEGRGVNIVKVGDAWAIRTAPDLGFLMQKETVETRKLSRAAIETLAIVAYHQPVTRAEIEEIRGVSVSRGTVDQLIEMEWIRFGRRKMTPGRPVTFVVTQGFLDHFGLENARDLPGLKELRSAGLLENRPPPGAAALGEKDDSDDEDDDQTELFED; this is translated from the coding sequence ATGAGCAGTGACACGACCACGCCCCAGAATGACAGCCTGTTCGAGGCGCCGCCCATGGGCGAACAGGAACGCATGGTCGAGGCCATCCTCTTTGCGACGGCCGACCCGGTCAGCGTGAACGAACTGATCGGGCGCATGCCGCATGGCTGCGACCCGGCCGAGGCGATTGCACATCTGCGCAAACGCTACGAGGGGCGCGGCGTGAATATCGTCAAGGTGGGCGATGCCTGGGCGATCCGGACGGCCCCTGATCTTGGCTTTCTGATGCAGAAAGAAACGGTTGAGACCCGCAAACTGTCGCGTGCGGCGATCGAGACCCTGGCGATTGTGGCCTATCATCAACCCGTCACCCGTGCCGAGATTGAGGAAATCCGCGGTGTCAGTGTCAGTCGCGGGACCGTTGATCAGTTGATCGAGATGGAGTGGATCCGTTTTGGCCGGCGCAAGATGACACCCGGCCGGCCGGTGACATTTGTCGTCACGCAAGGGTTTCTAGATCATTTCGGGCTGGAGAATGCCCGCGATCTGCCGGGGCTCAAGGAATTGCGCTCTGCAGGTCTGCTTGAAAACCGTCCGCCGCCCGGGGCCGCCGCATTGGGCGAGAAGGACGACAGCGACGACGAGGATGACGATCAGACGGAACTGTTCGAAGATTGA
- a CDS encoding ScpA family protein, which yields MQGEEFQEDTISVSERVAAEALIVDVGAFEGPLDLLLTLSRTQKVDLRQISILALAEQYLAFVEKAKQLRLELAADYLVMAAWLAFLKSRLLLPPDPSEEGPSGEELAAHLAFQLERLEAMRNAAAKLMARDQLGRDFFARGITEDVQRVRRVTYTATLLDLMQGYARIRTRDDFRPFVMDRQHVMTMEQALERMRHLIGFAGDWTDISSYLPDGWDADPQRRRSTTAATFAASLELAKEGKIEIKQGDTFAPIQIRKKAPRDEQ from the coding sequence ATGCAGGGCGAAGAGTTTCAGGAAGACACGATCAGTGTCAGCGAGCGTGTCGCCGCCGAGGCATTGATTGTGGATGTCGGCGCGTTTGAAGGGCCGCTTGATCTGCTGCTGACGTTGTCGCGGACCCAAAAGGTTGATCTGCGCCAGATTTCCATCCTCGCGCTGGCCGAGCAATATCTGGCCTTCGTCGAAAAGGCCAAACAATTGCGGCTGGAACTGGCGGCCGATTACCTTGTCATGGCGGCCTGGCTTGCATTCCTGAAATCAAGACTGCTGTTGCCACCTGATCCCAGCGAAGAGGGGCCGTCGGGCGAAGAACTTGCAGCACATCTGGCGTTTCAGCTGGAACGGCTCGAGGCAATGCGCAATGCCGCGGCCAAGCTGATGGCGCGGGATCAACTGGGCCGGGATTTCTTTGCACGCGGCATTACCGAGGATGTGCAGCGTGTCCGGCGCGTGACATATACCGCGACCCTGCTGGATTTGATGCAAGGCTATGCGCGCATCCGCACCCGGGATGATTTCCGCCCCTTTGTGATGGATCGTCAGCATGTGATGACCATGGAACAGGCGTTGGAACGCATGCGCCATCTGATCGGCTTTGCGGGCGACTGGACGGATATTTCCAGCTATCTGCCCGATGGCTGGGATGCGGACCCGCAACGCCGACGCTCGACAACGGCGGCCACCTTTGCCGCCTCATTGGAACTTGCCAAGGAAGGCAAGATCGAGATCAAGCAGGGTGACACATTTGCCCCGATCCAAATTCGCAAAAAGGCCCCTCGTGATGAGCAGTGA
- a CDS encoding glycoside hydrolase family 3 N-terminal domain-containing protein codes for MSQNATIFGPEGPIITDWEKGFFRETQPLGFILFARNVDTPDQLRALTGALRDAVGREAPILIDQEGGRVQRMRSPHWREYLPALDQMHRARDPMRAQWIRNRLIAAELHDVGIDVNCAPLADLVEDQTHPVLKNRLYGDTVDTVVKAARICADAHLDGGVLPVLKHIPGYGRAAVDGHKALPAVHLPKADLIARDFAPFKALGDIAMGMTAHIVFSDIDPDAPATTSPAMMQVIRNEIGFDGLIMTDDLSMEALSGSLATRATAAINAGCDIILHCNGDATEMQEVAQAAGNMTELAMTRANRALAQRMPPQHIDITALEAEFEALLA; via the coding sequence GTGTCGCAGAACGCCACGATTTTCGGACCTGAAGGACCGATCATAACCGATTGGGAAAAAGGGTTTTTTCGCGAAACCCAGCCGTTGGGTTTCATCCTGTTTGCGCGCAATGTCGATACCCCTGATCAGTTGCGCGCGCTCACCGGTGCGTTACGTGATGCGGTTGGGCGCGAGGCCCCGATCCTGATTGATCAGGAAGGCGGGCGTGTGCAGCGCATGCGCAGCCCCCATTGGCGGGAATACTTGCCGGCACTTGACCAGATGCACCGCGCACGTGATCCGATGCGCGCCCAATGGATCAGAAACCGTCTGATCGCGGCCGAGCTGCATGATGTGGGCATTGACGTCAACTGCGCCCCGCTGGCCGATCTGGTCGAGGACCAGACCCATCCGGTACTGAAAAACAGGCTTTATGGCGACACGGTCGACACGGTCGTGAAAGCCGCACGCATCTGTGCCGACGCGCATCTCGATGGTGGCGTGCTTCCGGTTCTCAAACATATCCCGGGCTATGGACGGGCTGCCGTTGACGGGCACAAGGCCTTGCCTGCAGTTCATCTGCCCAAGGCTGATCTGATCGCGCGCGACTTTGCACCGTTCAAGGCCCTTGGCGATATCGCAATGGGCATGACGGCTCATATCGTCTTCTCGGATATTGATCCGGATGCGCCGGCTACAACCTCGCCCGCGATGATGCAGGTGATCCGGAACGAGATCGGGTTTGACGGGCTGATCATGACGGATGATCTGTCGATGGAAGCCTTGTCAGGCAGCCTGGCCACACGGGCCACAGCCGCCATCAACGCCGGATGTGACATCATTTTGCACTGCAACGGCGACGCCACCGAGATGCAGGAGGTGGCCCAGGCTGCGGGCAACATGACCGAATTGGCCATGACCCGCGCAAATCGTGCGCTTGCACAGCGAATGCCCCCGCAACACATTGACATCACAGCGCTGGAAGCGGAGTTTGAAGCGCTTTTAGCGTGA
- a CDS encoding SPOR domain-containing protein, with translation MAVYEEGFAPSSDESRSGIYLNYAGAALSLALIAGVGFWGYKLIMRDVSGIPVVRAMEGDMRVLPDNPGGSVAAHTGLAVNEVAAVGEAGGPEDRLVLAPATPGLTVEDLEAQPTAEADEVVPTETATIAPAMATDTDIAADTAPLTTDQVLALADQIADGVEPVLTPAAPVADLIPASVPGVAVSLRPAPRPASLRPTPVAAAVAEAAPTPAPAAQEMAISTEAFAPGTSLVQLGAFRTPELANDEWTRLQSRFGQLMGDHARVIQVSTQSNGTWYRLRASGFADRAEAKRFCAALEAEGAGCIAVVVN, from the coding sequence ATGGCAGTTTATGAAGAGGGGTTCGCCCCATCCTCGGATGAATCGCGCAGCGGTATTTATTTGAATTATGCAGGGGCCGCCTTGTCGCTGGCCCTGATCGCGGGCGTTGGCTTTTGGGGTTACAAGCTGATCATGCGCGATGTCAGCGGTATTCCCGTTGTGCGCGCCATGGAAGGCGACATGCGTGTTCTTCCTGACAATCCGGGTGGATCGGTGGCCGCGCATACCGGTCTGGCCGTCAATGAGGTCGCCGCTGTCGGCGAAGCCGGCGGCCCGGAAGACAGGCTTGTTCTGGCGCCCGCAACCCCAGGCCTGACCGTTGAAGACCTTGAGGCGCAACCAACCGCCGAAGCCGACGAGGTTGTTCCGACCGAAACCGCAACGATTGCGCCTGCGATGGCCACAGATACCGATATTGCCGCAGATACAGCCCCCTTGACCACGGATCAGGTTCTGGCGCTTGCCGATCAGATTGCCGACGGGGTGGAACCGGTCCTGACGCCTGCCGCGCCTGTCGCTGATCTGATCCCGGCCTCTGTTCCCGGTGTTGCAGTATCTTTGCGTCCCGCGCCGCGTCCGGCCAGTCTCCGCCCGACGCCCGTTGCAGCAGCGGTCGCTGAAGCCGCCCCAACGCCTGCACCTGCAGCACAGGAAATGGCCATCAGCACCGAAGCGTTCGCACCCGGCACCAGTCTTGTCCAGTTGGGTGCATTTCGGACACCGGAACTGGCGAATGACGAATGGACCCGGCTGCAATCCCGCTTTGGCCAGCTGATGGGGGATCATGCCCGCGTTATCCAGGTCAGCACCCAAAGCAATGGCACCTGGTACAGGTTGCGCGCCAGCGGATTTGCAGACCGGGCCGAAGCCAAACGCTTTTGCGCCGCACTCGAGGCCGAAGGGGCAGGTTGCATCGCCGTTGTGGTCAACTAG
- the argS gene encoding arginine--tRNA ligase translates to MNLFADIRTRVIACLDQLVADGTLPGGLSTANVTVEPPRDPAHGDMATNAAMVLAKPAKMNPRAIAEALAAKLLADPQVATAEVAGPGFLNMRLVPSVWQEVVKAALTDAAYGRSGLGQNRKVLVEYVSANPTGPLHVGHTRGAVFGDALARLLDYAGYDVTKEYYINDGGAQVDVLARSVYLRYLEAHGQEVAFPDGTYPGDYLKPLGEALKARVGDAFVDKGEQFWLQEIREFATEAMMDLIRADLAQLGVTMDNFFSEKSLYGTGLIEKAIAELDEKGLIYRGVLEPPKGKMPEDWEPREQTLFKSTEHGDDVDRPVQKSDGSWTYFAPDIAYHYDKVQRGFDQLIDVFGADHGGYVKRMKAAVSALSDGMVPLDVKLTQLVKLYKNGEPFKMSKRAGTFVTLRDVVDQVGANVTRFHMLTRKNDAPLDFDFDKVLEQSKDNPVFYVNYAYARVNSAVAKASAFATVDDATLAGADLSGLSDTAELTVIKTLSEWPRLVEIAARGHEPHRVAFYLYDLASDFHALYNRGNDDPGLRFVQEGDVETTQAKIALIRAVAIVISQGLGILGVTPAEEMR, encoded by the coding sequence ATGAACCTATTCGCTGATATCCGCACGCGGGTGATCGCGTGTCTTGACCAACTGGTTGCCGACGGCACCTTGCCCGGTGGTCTGTCCACAGCCAACGTCACGGTTGAACCCCCGCGCGATCCCGCACATGGCGACATGGCCACCAATGCGGCGATGGTGCTGGCCAAACCCGCAAAGATGAACCCCCGCGCAATTGCCGAGGCACTGGCCGCCAAGCTGCTGGCTGATCCGCAAGTCGCCACGGCAGAGGTTGCGGGCCCAGGGTTCCTGAACATGCGGCTGGTGCCATCCGTCTGGCAAGAGGTTGTAAAGGCTGCGTTGACGGATGCGGCTTACGGCCGGTCCGGCCTTGGGCAAAACCGGAAAGTGCTGGTCGAATATGTCTCGGCCAACCCGACGGGTCCCCTGCATGTGGGCCATACACGCGGGGCGGTTTTCGGCGATGCGTTGGCGCGGCTGCTTGACTATGCGGGCTATGACGTCACCAAGGAATATTACATCAATGATGGTGGCGCGCAGGTCGATGTGCTCGCCCGGTCAGTCTATCTTCGGTATCTGGAAGCACACGGGCAGGAGGTCGCATTTCCGGATGGAACCTATCCCGGCGACTATCTGAAACCCTTGGGCGAAGCGCTCAAGGCCAGGGTTGGTGATGCCTTTGTCGACAAGGGCGAACAGTTCTGGCTGCAGGAGATCCGGGAATTCGCGACCGAAGCGATGATGGACCTGATCCGTGCGGATCTGGCCCAGCTTGGCGTCACAATGGACAATTTCTTTTCCGAGAAATCGCTATACGGCACTGGTCTGATCGAAAAGGCGATAGCAGAACTGGACGAAAAAGGCCTGATCTATCGCGGCGTGCTTGAACCCCCAAAAGGCAAAATGCCCGAGGATTGGGAGCCGCGCGAACAGACCCTGTTCAAATCCACCGAGCATGGCGATGATGTGGACCGGCCGGTGCAGAAATCGGATGGGTCATGGACCTATTTCGCCCCCGACATCGCCTATCACTATGACAAGGTCCAACGCGGCTTTGATCAACTGATTGACGTCTTCGGGGCGGACCATGGCGGCTATGTCAAACGGATGAAGGCCGCGGTGTCTGCCTTGTCAGATGGCATGGTGCCGCTGGATGTAAAGCTGACGCAGCTGGTCAAGCTCTATAAAAACGGGGAACCGTTCAAGATGTCCAAGCGGGCAGGGACCTTCGTGACCCTGCGCGATGTGGTGGATCAGGTGGGTGCCAACGTGACCCGTTTCCACATGCTGACGCGCAAGAACGACGCGCCGCTGGATTTCGATTTCGACAAGGTACTGGAACAGTCCAAGGACAATCCAGTCTTTTACGTCAACTATGCCTATGCACGGGTAAATTCAGCCGTGGCCAAGGCCAGCGCTTTTGCCACGGTGGATGACGCAACGCTTGCCGGCGCAGACCTGTCCGGTCTGTCCGATACTGCAGAACTGACGGTCATCAAGACGCTGTCCGAATGGCCCCGTCTGGTTGAAATCGCAGCCAGGGGGCACGAGCCTCACAGGGTCGCGTTCTACCTCTACGACCTCGCGTCGGATTTCCACGCCTTGTACAATCGGGGCAATGATGACCCCGGCCTGCGCTTTGTCCAAGAGGGTGACGTAGAAACAACACAGGCAAAAATTGCCCTGATTCGGGCCGTGGCGATTGTTATTTCGCAAGGTTTGGGTATTCTCGGCGTCACTCCGGCGGAAGAGATGCGATAA